One window from the genome of Anolis sagrei isolate rAnoSag1 chromosome 4, rAnoSag1.mat, whole genome shotgun sequence encodes:
- the CHI3L2 gene encoding chitinase-3-like protein 2, translating into MMSRAILRTGIVALICLQHVSTFKLVCYFTNWSQYREEPGRFITDHIDPGLCTHIIYAFAKIENNMIAATEWNDLSTYESIHQLKTRNPTLKTLLSVGGYSLGSAPFRLITRSPATRSDFVMSVVRFLRENNFDGLDLSWQTPEQNDKRRLVNLVTELSLTFENEAKNNPSKEKLILSVTVPSGKEAIDNGYDIKSISSSADFLNFLTYDLHGYWEDNSHAYTGHVSPLKKGLADSGTASSYNVDYAVKYLISRGAQAEKIVMGIPTYGRTFTLSSHQSGVGSVASGPGNPGPFTKERGILAYYEICSFNYGARKEWIAEQAVPYSYKGNQWVGYEDVRSVALKVQYMKQNNLGGIMIWTLDQDDFSGSFCNEGKYPLLGAVKKELDK; encoded by the exons ATGATGAGCCGAGCAATCCTAAGGACTG GTATAGTGGCACTGATATGTCTACAGCATG TTTCAACCTTTAAGTTGGTTTGCTACTTCACCAACTGGTCTCAGTATCGGGAGGAACCAGGGCGCTTTATCACTGATCACATTGATCCAGGCCTCTGCACCCACATCATTTATGCTTTTGCCAAGATAGAAAACAACATGATTGCAGCCACTGAGTGGAATGACTTGAGCACGTATGAGAGTATCCACCAACTAAAAACCAG aaacccCACGCTGAAGACTCTTCTCTCTGTTGGTGGATATTCACTAGGATCTGCTCC CTTCAGACTCATAACAAGATCTCCTGCCACACGCTCAGATTTTGTGATGTCCGTGGTTCGGTTTCTTCGGGAAAACAATTTTGATGGCTTGGATCTTTCTTGGCAAACCCCAGAACAGAATGATAAAAGACGTTTGGTGAACCTGGTTACG GAACTATCTCTCACATTTGAGAATGAGGCTAAGAACAATCCAAGCAAGGAGAAACTCATTCTGAGTGTTACAGTACCATCTGGGAAGGAAGCCATTGATAACGGCTATGATATCAAGAGTATCTCAAG TTCTGCAGATTTCCTTAATTTCTTGACCTATGATCTCCATGGTTACTGGGAAGATAACAGTCACGCCTACACGGGGCATGTCAGTCCCCTTAAGAAGGGCCTAGCTGACAGTGGAACGGCATCGTCTTATAATGTG GATTATGCAGTAAAATACTTAATAAGTAGGGGTGCTCAAGCTGAGAAGATCGTCATGGGAATCCCCACGTATGGGCGGACTTTCACTCTGTCTTCCCACCAGTCTGGAGTTGGGTCTGTGGCTTCTGGCCCAGGAAATCCTGGTCCTTTCACAAAAGAAAGGGGCATTCTGGCCTATTATGAG ATCTGCAGTTTCAATTATGGTGCCAGGAAAGAATGGATTGCAGAGCAAGCAGTTCCGTACTCTTACAAAGGAAACCAATGGGTAGGATATGAAGACGTGCGAAGTGTTGCACTTAAG GTTCAGTATATGAAACAAAACAATTTGGGAGGCATTATGATTTGGACACTTGACCAAGATgatttttcaggttctttctgcaATGAAGGAAAATATCCATTACTTGGAGCAGTTAAAAAAGAGCTGGACAAATGA
- the LOC132773380 gene encoding chitinase-3-like protein 1: MRSRAIAWTGVVVLIFLQHVSSSNFKLVCYFTDWSQYHDGLGRFTPDDIDPLLCTHIIYAFANISDNQIASKQNDMKTYDSIRRLKVKNPTLKTLLSVGGYSTGSKPFRDVTRSPATRSDFVLSVVQFLRNHGFDGLDLNWQYPEERNKRRFADLVQDFFHTFKSEAGDNARMEKLILSVAVSAVTTDEHYDIGEIKRFADFINLMTYEFHGYWNDGSHKYTGHTSPLHRGRNDRQFELLYNVDSAVQYLKSLGVQDEKIIMGVPTEGQSFTLSSRNTRVGAGASGPGTPGAFTNISGSLAYYEICIFNQGAKKEWITEQKVPYSYKGNQWVGYEDTRSVKAKVQYMKNNHLGGIMIWALDLDDFSGSFCNEGKYPLVEAVKKELDGVVDSIGKPPENIPEEPDFIKG, from the exons ATGAGGAGTAGAGCAATCGCATGGACTG GTGTAGTTGTGCTGATATTTCTACAACATG TTTCCAGTTCCAACTTTAAATTGGTTTGTTATTTCACCGATTGGTCTCAGTATCATGATGGATTGGGGCGTTTTACTCCTGATGACATTGATCCACTTCTCTGCACCCACATCATTTATGCTTTTGCCAACATAAGTGATAACCAGATTGCCTCCAAGCAGAACGACATGAAAACGTATGACAGTATCAGACGCCTTAAAGTCAA AAATCCCACACTGAAGACTCTTCTCTCTGTTGGTGGATATTCAACAGGATCTAAACC CTTTAGAGATGTAACAAGATCTCCTGCCACACGTTCAGACTTTGTGCTGTCAGTGGTGCAGTTTCTTCGGAATCACGGTTTTGATGGCTTGGATCTTAATTGGCAATACCCAGAAGAGAGGAATAAAAGACGTTTTGCCGACCTGGTTCAG GATTTCTTTCATACATTTAAGTCAGAGGCTGGAGACAATGCACGTATGGAAAAACTCATACTGAGTGTTGCAGTATCAGCTGTAACCACTGATGAACACTATGATATTGGGGAAATCAAAAG ATTTGCAGATTTCATAAATTTAATGACCTATGAGTTCCATGGTTACTGGAACGATGGCAGTCACAAGTACACAGGGCACACAAGTCCCCTTCACAGGGGCAGAAATGACCGTCAATTTGAGTTGTTATATAATGTG GATTCTGCTGTACAGTACTTAAAAAGTTTGGGTGTTCAAGATGAGAAGATCATCATGGGAGTCCCCACAGAGGGGCAGAGTTTCACTCTTTCTTCCAGAAATACTAGGGTTGGGGCTGGAGCTTCCGGTCCAGGAACACCTGGTGCTTTCACAAATATTTCAGGAAGTCTGGCCTATTATGAG ATCTGCATTTTTAATCAGGGTGCCAAGAAAGAATGGATTACTGAGCAAAAAGTTCCCTACTCATACAAAGGAAACCAGTGGGTAGGGTATGAAGACACGAGAAGTGTTAAGGCTAAG gTTCAGTATATGAAAAATAACCATTTAGGAGGCATCATGATTTGGGCACTTGATCTAGATGATTTCTCAGGTTCTTTCTGCAATGAAGGAAAATATCCACTGGTTGAAGCTGTTAAAAAAGAACTGGATGGAGTTGTAGATAGTATAGGTAAACCACCGGAGAATATACCTGAAGAACCAGATTTTATCAAAGGATAA